One part of the Terrimicrobium sacchariphilum genome encodes these proteins:
- the proS gene encoding proline--tRNA ligase: MSEKTAVSPTRQEDFPEWYQQVIRAADLAENSEVRGCMVIKPWGYALWERMQAVLDGMFKATGHRNAYFPLFIPLSYLEKEAAHVEGFAKECAVVTHHRLEAKDGKLVPSGQLSEPLIVRPTSETIIGAAYARWVKSWRDLPILLNQWANVVRWEMRPRLFLRTAEFLWQEGHTAHETSEEAVTETMKMLRVYETFARDYLAIPVITGEKSESERFPGAVQTYCIEAMVQDRKAIQAGTSHFLGQNFSKASGIQFQSRSGAVEHAWTTSWGVSTRLIGTLIMAHGDDDGLILPPRVAPAHVVIIPITPKEDTRAAVLEAADNLAAQLREISYHGVPVQVEIDSRDLGGGVKNWEWIKKGIPIRIEIGPRDLAQGTVALSRRDRPHKEKAFLPNGDVLSGVTGILDEIQAELLARATAFRDENLKVIESKEDFYKFFTPANSDKPEIHGGFALAHWNGSAAVEEQIKNDLKVTIRCIPFTDSPEAGTCIFTGEPSKQRVVWAKSY; the protein is encoded by the coding sequence ATGAGCGAAAAAACCGCCGTCTCTCCCACCCGCCAGGAGGATTTTCCCGAATGGTACCAGCAGGTCATCCGCGCCGCCGACCTCGCTGAAAACTCCGAAGTGCGCGGATGCATGGTCATCAAGCCCTGGGGCTACGCCCTTTGGGAGCGCATGCAGGCCGTGCTCGATGGCATGTTCAAGGCCACGGGCCACCGCAACGCCTATTTCCCGCTCTTCATCCCGCTGAGCTATCTGGAGAAGGAAGCCGCTCACGTCGAGGGCTTCGCCAAGGAGTGCGCCGTGGTCACGCATCACCGCCTCGAGGCCAAGGACGGCAAGCTCGTCCCCTCCGGCCAGCTCAGCGAACCGCTCATCGTGCGCCCGACCTCCGAGACGATCATCGGCGCGGCCTACGCCCGCTGGGTGAAATCCTGGCGCGACCTCCCGATTTTGCTCAACCAATGGGCCAATGTGGTCCGCTGGGAAATGCGCCCGCGTCTTTTCCTTCGCACCGCCGAGTTTCTCTGGCAGGAGGGACATACCGCCCACGAGACCAGCGAGGAAGCGGTCACGGAGACGATGAAGATGCTGCGTGTCTACGAGACCTTTGCACGCGATTACCTCGCCATCCCGGTCATCACGGGTGAGAAGAGCGAGAGCGAGCGCTTCCCCGGCGCGGTGCAGACGTATTGCATCGAGGCCATGGTGCAGGATCGCAAGGCCATCCAGGCCGGCACTTCGCACTTCCTCGGGCAGAATTTCTCGAAAGCCTCCGGCATTCAATTCCAGTCGCGCAGCGGCGCGGTGGAGCATGCCTGGACGACGAGCTGGGGCGTGAGCACCCGCCTCATCGGCACGCTCATCATGGCCCATGGCGACGACGACGGGCTCATCCTGCCGCCGCGCGTGGCCCCGGCCCATGTCGTGATCATTCCCATCACGCCCAAGGAAGACACCCGCGCCGCCGTGCTCGAGGCTGCGGACAACCTTGCCGCGCAGCTCCGCGAGATCAGTTACCATGGCGTGCCCGTGCAGGTGGAGATCGATTCGCGCGACCTCGGTGGTGGCGTGAAGAACTGGGAGTGGATCAAGAAAGGCATCCCGATCCGCATCGAGATCGGCCCGCGCGATCTTGCGCAGGGTACGGTGGCCCTTTCCCGCCGCGACCGTCCGCACAAGGAAAAGGCGTTCCTGCCCAATGGCGACGTGCTTTCCGGCGTGACTGGCATCCTCGACGAAATCCAGGCCGAGTTGCTCGCCCGCGCCACCGCCTTCCGCGACGAAAACCTCAAGGTTATCGAGAGCAAGGAGGACTTCTACAAGTTCTTCACCCCGGCGAACTCCGACAAACCGGAGATCCACGGCGGCTTCGCTCTTGCGCACTGGAATGGCAGCGCGGCGGTCGAGGAACAGATCAAGAACGACCTCAAGGTGACGATCCGGTGCATTCCGTTCACGGATTCACCCGAGGCAGGCACCTGTATCTTCACCGGCGAACCCAGCAAACAACGGGTCGTCTGGGCCAAGTCTTACTAA
- a CDS encoding DUF4139 domain-containing protein, translating into MKTPLLSLLGLFAPLAIAAAAQPALTIYNQNFAVVRDSISLDLKQGENSVVYDGATMQVEPDSVILRDPAGNPLQILEQSYRNDPLSQALLLSLFEGQEIDFYIGEISKPDRIVRGKIIRSGYVAHNSLAMRRYGNQYAMTQMAMSSASGAGEPIIQVDGKIQFGLPGRPVFPSLGDDTILKPRLSWVINAPKPLKTEAELGYITRGMTWEASYNVVAPEKGNDLDIVGWVTMDNQTGRDFADARIKLMAGDVNKLDPNQMQVGDRLRAAGYAMAFETPAPQVTEKAFDEYHLYSLERPVTLHDRETKQVEFIRASGVKSEVIYVYDGAVIDWNRWRSYNRVSLRQNEEFGSDSNSKVSVMREFKNTKENGLGIPLPKGNVRFYRADGKQLEFTGENQIDHTPKDETVRIYTGDAFDLVGERKRTNFKVDTSNKWADESFEITVRNRKTEPVTIRVVEHLLRWNNWEITDKNTTYKKLNSDEIEFLVELKPDEERKITYTVHYSW; encoded by the coding sequence GTGAAAACGCCCCTCCTCTCCCTCCTCGGGCTGTTCGCGCCGCTGGCCATCGCCGCGGCAGCGCAACCGGCGCTTACGATTTACAACCAAAACTTTGCCGTCGTGCGCGACAGTATTTCGCTCGATCTGAAGCAGGGCGAAAACTCGGTGGTCTACGATGGCGCGACGATGCAAGTCGAGCCGGATTCCGTAATCCTGCGCGACCCGGCGGGAAATCCGCTTCAGATTCTCGAGCAGAGCTACCGCAACGATCCACTCAGCCAGGCGCTGCTACTGTCGCTATTCGAAGGCCAGGAGATTGATTTTTACATCGGGGAAATCTCCAAGCCCGACCGCATCGTGCGCGGCAAGATCATTCGTTCCGGCTACGTCGCGCACAACAGCCTCGCCATGCGGCGCTACGGCAACCAGTACGCCATGACCCAGATGGCCATGTCCAGCGCGAGCGGAGCGGGGGAGCCTATCATCCAGGTCGACGGCAAGATCCAGTTTGGCCTGCCGGGCAGGCCGGTCTTTCCCTCGCTCGGGGACGACACCATCCTCAAGCCGCGCCTGTCGTGGGTGATCAACGCGCCCAAGCCGCTGAAGACGGAGGCCGAGCTGGGCTACATCACGCGCGGCATGACTTGGGAGGCGAGCTACAATGTCGTTGCCCCGGAGAAGGGGAACGACCTCGACATCGTGGGCTGGGTGACGATGGATAACCAGACCGGGCGCGACTTCGCCGATGCGAGAATCAAGCTCATGGCCGGCGACGTGAACAAGCTCGATCCGAATCAGATGCAGGTCGGTGACAGATTGCGGGCTGCGGGTTACGCCATGGCATTTGAAACGCCTGCACCGCAAGTCACCGAAAAAGCCTTCGACGAATATCATCTCTACTCGCTGGAGCGTCCGGTGACCCTGCACGACCGGGAGACGAAGCAGGTCGAGTTCATCCGTGCCTCCGGAGTGAAAAGCGAGGTCATCTATGTTTACGACGGCGCGGTGATCGACTGGAATCGCTGGCGGAGTTACAACCGAGTCTCTCTGCGGCAAAACGAGGAGTTTGGTTCCGACAGCAACAGCAAGGTGTCGGTGATGCGGGAGTTCAAGAACACGAAGGAAAACGGCCTCGGTATTCCCTTACCCAAGGGCAATGTGCGCTTCTACCGCGCGGACGGAAAGCAACTGGAGTTCACGGGCGAAAACCAGATCGATCACACGCCGAAGGACGAGACGGTGCGGATCTACACCGGCGACGCCTTTGACCTCGTGGGCGAGCGCAAGCGGACGAACTTCAAGGTCGACACCTCCAACAAGTGGGCGGACGAGAGCTTTGAAATCACCGTGCGTAATCGCAAAACCGAGCCGGTGACGATCCGTGTCGTCGAGCATCTCCTGCGCTGGAACAACTGGGAGATCACGGACAAGAACACGACCTACAAGAAGCTGAACTCCGACGAGATCGAGTTCCTTGTCGAACTGAAGCCCGACGAAGAGCGCAAGATCACCTATACCGTCCACTACTCGTGGTAA
- a CDS encoding DUF4139 domain-containing protein, which yields MKPPLLVIAGWCVSMAAAVAAQPGLTIYNQNFAVVRDQIALDLKQGENSVIFDGATMQVEPDSVILRDPAGNPLQILEQSYRNDPLSQGLLLSLFEGKEIDFSMPQPMKPDRIVRGKVIRSGYQSPAQAARNAVAVASEPIIEIEGKIQFGLPGQPIFPSLGDDTILKPRLSWIINAPKPLKTEAELGYITRGMTWEASYNVVAPEKGNDLDIVGWVTMDNQTGRDFVDARIKLMAGDVNKLEPQEAMANFRAFTGGWAKDEQRASQVTEKTFDEYHLYTLERAVTLHDRETKQVEFIRASGVKSEVIYVYDGAVIDWNRWRGYDRSSLRQNEEFGSDSNSKVSVMREFKNTKENGLGIPLPKGNVRFYRADGKQLEFTGENQIDHTPKDETVRIYTGDAFDLVGERKRTNFKVDNSNDWADESFEITLRNRKTEPVTIRVVEHLLRWKNWEITDKNTTYKKLSSDEIEFLVELKPDEERKITYTVHYSW from the coding sequence ATGAAACCCCCTTTGCTTGTGATCGCCGGCTGGTGCGTGTCAATGGCGGCAGCCGTTGCCGCCCAACCCGGCCTGACCATCTACAACCAGAACTTTGCCGTGGTGCGAGATCAGATCGCGCTCGACCTGAAACAGGGAGAGAACTCGGTGATCTTTGATGGCGCTACGATGCAGGTGGAGCCGGATTCCGTAATCCTGCGCGACCCGGCGGGGAATCCGCTCCAGATCCTCGAGCAGAGCTACCGCAACGATCCGCTAAGCCAGGGGCTGTTGCTTTCCCTGTTTGAGGGGAAGGAAATTGACTTTTCCATGCCTCAGCCGATGAAGCCGGATCGTATCGTGCGGGGAAAGGTGATTCGCTCCGGGTATCAATCGCCAGCCCAAGCCGCACGCAATGCCGTGGCAGTCGCGAGCGAACCGATCATCGAGATCGAGGGGAAAATCCAGTTCGGCCTGCCCGGCCAGCCGATCTTTCCCTCGCTCGGGGACGATACGATCCTCAAGCCGCGTCTGTCGTGGATCATCAACGCGCCCAAGCCGCTGAAGACGGAGGCGGAACTCGGCTACATCACGCGCGGCATGACGTGGGAGGCCAGCTACAATGTCGTCGCCCCGGAGAAGGGGAACGATCTCGACATCGTGGGCTGGGTGACGATGGACAACCAGACGGGTCGGGACTTCGTCGATGCGAGGATCAAGCTCATGGCAGGCGATGTGAACAAGCTCGAGCCTCAGGAAGCAATGGCGAACTTCAGGGCATTCACTGGCGGTTGGGCAAAAGATGAACAAAGGGCGAGTCAGGTCACCGAAAAGACCTTCGACGAATACCACCTTTACACGCTGGAACGTGCGGTGACCCTGCATGACCGCGAGACGAAGCAGGTCGAGTTTATCCGGGCCTCGGGGGTGAAGAGCGAGGTCATCTACGTCTATGACGGGGCGGTGATCGATTGGAACCGCTGGCGCGGCTACGACCGCAGTTCTCTGAGACAGAATGAGGAGTTTGGTTCCGACAGCAACAGCAAGGTGTCGGTCATGCGGGAGTTCAAGAACACGAAGGAAAACGGCCTCGGTATTCCCTTGCCCAAGGGCAATGTGCGGTTCTACCGCGCGGATGGGAAGCAACTGGAGTTCACAGGCGAAAACCAGATCGATCACACGCCGAAGGACGAGACGGTGCGCATCTACACCGGTGACGCCTTCGATCTCGTGGGCGAGCGGAAGCGGACGAACTTCAAGGTGGATAACTCCAACGACTGGGCGGACGAGAGTTTTGAAATCACATTGCGCAATCGCAAGACCGAGCCGGTGACGATCCGCGTCGTCGAGCACCTGCTGCGCTGGAAGAACTGGGAGATCACGGACAAAAACACGACCTACAAGAAGCTGAGCTCCGACGAGATCGAGTTCCTGGTCGAACTGAAGCCCGACGAAGAGCGCAAGATCACCTACACCGTCCACTATTCATGGTGA
- the sufD gene encoding Fe-S cluster assembly protein SufD, with amino-acid sequence MSTTLDDNTIETTTPAWLAELQAAALKDYENTPAPTRRDEAWRYSDLSALNLDAFVEARPVESEGRLINSSRGVEQTAAKLVFGNNALLHCDTASLPAGVIVAPLDVAARDHAEIFRRYFMAQPVELGSHKYAALHKARVTGGTFVYVPANVEVALPIEVFHWVEGENASVFPHTLIICGENSKVTVLDYFQSSDNQRAFACGVNDLHLERGAKLNYVAVQNWSPTSLAFHINSTIVARDATSSALSLNFGGGFVRGESLSRLDGEGSRSEMLSINPLDGTRIVDQRTLQDHAAPGASSDLLYLNALDNASRSIFAGLIKVEEGAHRTDAYQKVRNLILSNDSEANSMPGLEILADDVRCTHGATSGEINEDELFYMQARGIRKEDGRRLIVNGFFQSLLERLESSPLREYLGRKVTERLGLPVQ; translated from the coding sequence ATGAGCACGACCTTGGACGACAATACGATCGAAACAACCACGCCAGCGTGGCTGGCCGAGCTTCAGGCTGCGGCGCTGAAGGACTACGAGAACACGCCCGCGCCCACCCGCCGCGACGAGGCCTGGCGCTACTCCGACCTCTCCGCGCTCAACCTCGACGCCTTTGTCGAGGCCAGGCCCGTGGAAAGCGAAGGCCGCCTGATCAACTCCTCGCGCGGAGTGGAACAGACCGCCGCTAAGCTGGTCTTTGGCAACAACGCCCTGCTGCATTGTGACACCGCCAGCCTTCCCGCCGGAGTGATCGTCGCTCCGCTCGATGTCGCCGCCCGCGATCATGCGGAGATCTTCCGCCGTTACTTCATGGCTCAACCCGTGGAGCTCGGGTCCCACAAGTACGCCGCCCTGCACAAGGCGCGCGTCACCGGGGGCACGTTCGTCTACGTGCCGGCCAATGTCGAGGTGGCCCTGCCCATCGAGGTTTTCCACTGGGTCGAGGGCGAGAATGCCTCGGTATTCCCTCACACCCTCATCATCTGCGGTGAAAACAGCAAGGTGACCGTGTTGGATTACTTCCAGAGTTCCGACAACCAGCGCGCCTTCGCCTGCGGCGTCAACGACCTGCACCTGGAGCGCGGAGCGAAGCTTAATTACGTCGCGGTCCAGAACTGGTCGCCCACCTCGCTCGCCTTTCACATCAACTCGACCATCGTCGCCCGCGACGCCACGAGTTCGGCCCTCAGCCTGAACTTCGGCGGCGGCTTCGTGCGCGGAGAATCGCTCAGCCGGCTCGATGGCGAGGGTTCCCGCAGCGAGATGCTCTCAATCAACCCGCTCGACGGCACCCGTATCGTCGACCAGCGCACCCTGCAGGATCACGCCGCGCCCGGCGCGTCGAGCGACCTGCTGTACCTCAACGCCCTCGACAATGCCTCCCGCTCGATCTTTGCGGGACTCATCAAGGTCGAGGAGGGAGCGCATCGCACGGATGCCTACCAGAAGGTCCGCAACCTCATCCTCAGCAACGATTCCGAGGCCAACTCCATGCCCGGCCTGGAGATCCTCGCCGATGATGTGCGCTGCACCCACGGCGCGACCTCGGGCGAGATCAATGAGGACGAGCTGTTCTACATGCAGGCTCGCGGCATCCGCAAAGAGGACGGCCGCCGCCTCATCGTGAACGGCTTCTTCCAGTCACTCCTCGAGCGCCTCGAGTCCTCCCCGCTGCGCGAGTACCTCGGCCGCAAGGTCACCGAGCGCCTCGGTCTGCCCGTTCAGTAA
- the sufB gene encoding Fe-S cluster assembly protein SufB: MSTDTKPDIAIDRSVGDFSYDVNYEFDAGTGLSDKTIDYIADVKNDPDWIREFRHEAYRKFLEKPMPTNWASKDLDNIIFNNIRYYLSQGTQPKRSWDDVPDEMKQTFERLGIPEQERKFLAGVEAQFDSEAAYSNIKAAVGEQGVIFVGSTEGLHKHPEIFRKWFGKVIPTGDNKFSALNSAVFSGGSFIYVPPGVKVKHPLQAYFRINAESFGQFERTLIIADEGSEVMYMEGCTAPKFETSTLHSAVVELVAMKGAKIQYVTVQNWSPNVFNLVTKRGLAHEEAEIKWIDCNIGSRLTMKYPGVVMKGRKARGEVISIALASDGQHQDTGAKMIHAADETTSNIVSKSISVGTGRATYRGLVHVPKHLKGCKNNTECDALLINSHSRTDTYPSITVRGQGNSCQHEASVSQISEEQIFYMQQRGISEGAAMSLAVNGFVNDLVQQFPMEYSVELKRLIDLEMEGSVG; the protein is encoded by the coding sequence ATGAGCACTGATACCAAACCTGACATCGCCATCGACCGCTCGGTCGGTGACTTCAGTTACGATGTCAATTACGAGTTCGATGCGGGCACCGGTCTTTCCGACAAGACGATCGACTACATCGCCGACGTCAAAAACGACCCGGACTGGATTCGCGAGTTCCGGCACGAGGCCTACCGCAAGTTCCTCGAGAAGCCGATGCCGACCAACTGGGCGAGCAAGGATCTCGACAACATCATCTTCAACAACATCCGCTACTACCTCTCGCAGGGCACCCAGCCGAAGCGCTCGTGGGACGATGTGCCGGATGAGATGAAGCAGACCTTTGAACGGCTCGGCATCCCGGAGCAGGAGCGGAAGTTCCTCGCGGGCGTCGAGGCGCAGTTCGACAGCGAGGCGGCTTACTCAAACATCAAGGCCGCCGTGGGCGAGCAGGGCGTGATCTTCGTCGGCTCGACCGAGGGCCTGCACAAGCACCCGGAGATTTTCCGGAAGTGGTTCGGCAAGGTCATCCCAACCGGCGACAATAAATTCAGCGCGCTCAACAGCGCGGTCTTCTCGGGTGGCTCGTTCATCTACGTCCCGCCAGGCGTGAAGGTGAAGCACCCGCTACAGGCTTACTTCCGCATCAACGCGGAGAGCTTCGGCCAGTTTGAGCGCACGCTCATCATCGCCGACGAGGGCAGCGAGGTGATGTACATGGAAGGCTGCACCGCGCCGAAGTTTGAAACCTCCACGCTGCACAGCGCGGTCGTCGAGCTCGTCGCCATGAAGGGTGCCAAGATCCAGTACGTCACCGTGCAGAACTGGAGCCCGAACGTCTTTAACCTCGTGACCAAGCGCGGTCTCGCCCACGAAGAGGCCGAGATCAAGTGGATCGATTGCAACATCGGCTCCCGCCTCACGATGAAATATCCCGGCGTGGTGATGAAGGGCCGCAAGGCGCGCGGCGAGGTCATCTCGATCGCGCTCGCCAGCGACGGCCAGCACCAGGATACCGGCGCCAAGATGATCCACGCCGCCGACGAGACCACGAGCAACATCGTGTCCAAGTCGATCAGCGTCGGCACCGGCCGCGCCACCTATCGCGGCCTCGTTCACGTGCCGAAGCACCTCAAGGGCTGCAAGAACAACACCGAGTGCGACGCGCTCCTGATCAACTCGCACAGCCGCACGGACACCTATCCGTCGATCACCGTGCGCGGCCAGGGCAACTCCTGTCAGCACGAGGCCAGCGTGAGCCAGATCAGTGAAGAGCAGATTTTCTACATGCAGCAGCGTGGCATCTCGGAGGGCGCGGCCATGAGCCTCGCGGTGAATGGATTCGTCAACGACCTCGTCCAGCAGTTCCCGATGGAATACTCGGTCGAGTTGAAGCGTTTGATCGACCTGGAGATGGAGGGATCGGTAGGATGA
- the sufC gene encoding Fe-S cluster assembly ATPase SufC: protein MSLEIKDLHANIGDREILKGLNLTIPKGEVHAIMGKNGSGKSTLAKVMAGHPSYEVTGGDVLLDGSSLFGLEPDQRARAGLFLAFQYPMEIPGVTIANFIRAALQARLPEGEELEAVEYYKNLYAQMDALKMPRTFTSRSVNDGFSGGEKKRCEVLQLAMLKPAYAVLDETDSGLDIDALKIVAEGVNTLRSPDTGFLVITHYQRLLNYIVPDVVHVMVDGRIVRSGGKDLALKLEAEGYDWIEKELLATA, encoded by the coding sequence ATGAGCCTCGAAATCAAAGACCTGCACGCCAACATCGGCGACCGTGAAATCCTCAAGGGACTGAACCTCACCATTCCGAAGGGCGAAGTCCACGCCATCATGGGAAAGAACGGATCGGGCAAAAGCACCCTCGCCAAGGTGATGGCTGGCCACCCCTCCTATGAAGTGACGGGCGGCGACGTGCTCCTCGATGGCAGCAGCCTCTTCGGTCTCGAGCCCGACCAGCGCGCCCGCGCCGGTCTGTTTCTTGCTTTCCAGTACCCGATGGAAATTCCCGGCGTGACCATCGCCAACTTCATCCGCGCCGCCCTGCAGGCCCGCCTGCCCGAGGGCGAGGAACTCGAGGCTGTCGAGTATTACAAGAATCTCTACGCGCAGATGGACGCGCTCAAGATGCCGCGCACCTTCACCTCCCGCTCGGTCAATGACGGCTTCTCCGGCGGCGAAAAGAAGCGCTGCGAGGTGCTCCAGCTCGCCATGCTCAAGCCCGCCTACGCCGTGCTCGACGAGACGGATAGCGGCCTCGACATCGACGCGCTCAAGATCGTGGCCGAGGGCGTGAACACGCTCCGCAGCCCCGACACCGGCTTCCTCGTCATCACCCACTACCAGCGCCTGCTCAACTACATCGTGCCCGACGTGGTGCACGTGATGGTCGACGGACGCATCGTCCGCAGCGGCGGCAAGGATCTCGCCCTCAAGCTGGAAGCCGAGGGCTACGACTGGATCGAAAAGGAACTCCTCGCCACCGCCTAA
- a CDS encoding Fur family transcriptional regulator yields MMKPAGNERYETISHNGHRLTPQRREVYDVLLSERDHPTATEVFLRAKARMPSISLATVYNCLETLVDCGLAKQVNVEREATRYCPNVQEHAHFVCDRCKKVFDVPFALGEKREQMWDLPPGFTVERCDITLRGICTNCNT; encoded by the coding sequence ATGATGAAACCCGCTGGCAACGAGCGCTACGAGACGATCAGCCATAATGGCCATCGTCTGACGCCCCAACGCCGGGAGGTCTATGATGTGCTCCTTTCCGAGCGCGACCATCCCACGGCGACGGAGGTTTTTCTGCGCGCAAAGGCCAGAATGCCAAGCATTTCCCTCGCAACAGTGTACAACTGCCTGGAGACACTGGTTGATTGCGGCCTGGCCAAGCAGGTAAATGTCGAGCGGGAGGCTACCCGCTACTGCCCGAACGTGCAGGAACACGCGCATTTCGTCTGCGACCGCTGCAAGAAGGTCTTCGACGTGCCGTTCGCGCTGGGAGAGAAACGCGAGCAGATGTGGGACCTGCCACCGGGCTTCACCGTGGAGCGCTGCGACATCACGCTCCGGGGAATCTGTACGAACTGCAACACCTGA
- a CDS encoding PEP-CTERM sorting domain-containing protein, which translates to MVKGLFAAAVLFVAALSARADTLVGYWDLNENLNRNAGTSGSLAVEVIGLGIQYVGWGTGSDKNLVEGYPVGQSLQFTNLATVAEVGHITLSNLNFTNLVNPVITFAAKSNPGFELSDTFTIDYWNGSQWVSSKLDKPTTSYEVITHPFRAGELDGVANASIRISFSTVAAVVDTMNIDNIQVNAVPEPGTLALAGIGMVGAFVLWRRRR; encoded by the coding sequence ATGGTCAAAGGGCTGTTTGCTGCCGCTGTATTATTTGTCGCTGCCCTCTCCGCTCGCGCGGATACGCTGGTGGGGTATTGGGATTTGAATGAAAATCTGAACCGAAACGCCGGGACTTCCGGCAGCCTTGCCGTCGAGGTGATCGGTTTGGGTATTCAGTATGTGGGCTGGGGGACTGGTAGTGACAAGAATCTGGTGGAAGGTTACCCCGTCGGCCAATCGCTTCAGTTTACGAACCTTGCCACAGTCGCTGAGGTCGGCCACATCACGCTTTCCAACCTGAACTTCACCAACCTCGTGAATCCGGTGATCACCTTCGCGGCAAAGAGCAATCCGGGTTTTGAGCTGAGTGATACTTTCACCATCGACTACTGGAACGGCTCGCAGTGGGTGTCGTCCAAGCTGGATAAGCCAACGACCTCCTACGAGGTGATCACTCATCCATTCAGAGCTGGCGAACTCGACGGCGTTGCGAATGCGTCCATCCGCATCAGCTTTTCCACTGTGGCCGCGGTGGTGGATACGATGAATATCGACAACATCCAGGTGAATGCCGTGCCCGAACCCGGAACGCTCGCCTTGGCCGGAATCGGAATGGTTGGAGCGTTCGTTCTGTGGCGTCGCCGTCGGTAG
- a CDS encoding SDR family NAD(P)-dependent oxidoreductase encodes MDLLLQDKLVLVTGSTAGIGFAIAEVFAAEGARVIINGRSEERVAAASASILKKYPQAHLESLVADLATAGAVEETIKRFPTVDVLVNNLGVYGPKNFEDLSDEEWLSIIETNFLSGVRLCRHYLPAMKKPNWGRILFLSSESGVNIPVEMIHYGVTKTMQIALARGLAETTIGTGVTVNSVLPGPTRSEGVEKFIADMAEKDGKTTAEVEKDFFATVRPSSLIQRFATVHEVATTVAYLASPLAAATNGAAVRAEGGLLRSIL; translated from the coding sequence ATGGATTTGCTACTTCAAGACAAGCTGGTGCTGGTGACGGGGTCGACGGCAGGTATCGGGTTTGCCATTGCCGAAGTGTTTGCCGCCGAGGGCGCGCGGGTAATCATAAATGGCCGCTCGGAAGAGCGAGTCGCGGCGGCCAGTGCCTCGATCTTGAAGAAATACCCTCAGGCGCACTTGGAATCCCTCGTCGCTGATCTGGCCACGGCCGGGGCGGTGGAGGAGACGATCAAGCGATTCCCGACGGTCGATGTGCTCGTGAACAACCTGGGCGTCTACGGGCCGAAGAATTTCGAAGACCTGTCGGACGAGGAATGGCTGTCGATCATCGAGACAAATTTCCTCAGCGGCGTGCGCCTCTGCCGCCACTATCTTCCTGCCATGAAGAAGCCCAACTGGGGCCGCATCCTCTTTCTCTCCAGCGAGTCCGGGGTGAACATTCCCGTCGAGATGATCCACTATGGCGTGACCAAGACCATGCAGATCGCCCTGGCGCGAGGCCTGGCCGAGACGACGATCGGCACCGGCGTGACGGTGAACTCCGTCCTGCCCGGCCCCACGCGCTCTGAGGGCGTGGAGAAATTCATCGCCGATATGGCGGAAAAGGACGGCAAGACCACGGCCGAGGTGGAAAAGGATTTCTTCGCCACCGTTCGGCCGAGTTCGCTCATCCAGCGTTTTGCCACCGTACACGAGGTGGCGACTACGGTCGCCTATCTCGCCAGCCCCCTGGCAGCGGCGACGAATGGCGCGGCTGTGCGGGCGGAAGGTGGTTTGCTTCGCTCGATTTTATAG